Proteins from one Vicugna pacos chromosome 25, VicPac4, whole genome shotgun sequence genomic window:
- the LOC102539661 gene encoding olfactory receptor 2L3-like, which translates to MQNYNKTSTDFILLGLFPPSGIGLFLYILIVLIFLVALFGNLTMFLLICLDTHLHTPMYFLLSQLSLMDLTYISTIVPKMVSNYLFGNKSISFIGCGIQSFFFLTIAGTEGLLLVSMAYDRYVAICFPLHYPIRISRRVCVLMMTGSWIMGSINSCAHTTYALHIPYCRSRAINHFFCDVPAMLTLACMDTWVYEYTVFVSTSLFLLLPFTGIACSYGRVLLAVYRMRSAEGRKKAYSTCSAHLTVVTFYYAPFVYTYLRPRSLRSPAEDKALAVFYTILTLTLNPIIYSLRNKEVTGALRRVTQRICSKKI; encoded by the coding sequence ATgcaaaattataataaaacatcAACTGATTTCATCTTATTGGGGTTATTCCCACCATCAGGAATTGGCCTGTTTCTTTATATCCTCATTGTTCTCATTTTCCTAGTGGCTCTGTTTGGCAACCTCACCATGTTCCTTCTCATCTGTCTGGACACCCATCTCCACACACCCATGTATTTCCTACTTAGTCAGCTCTCCCTCATGGACCTGACCTACATCTCCACCATTGTCCCCAAAATGGTCTCCAATTATCTGTTTGGAAACAAGTCTATCTCCTTCATTGGGTGTGGGATTCAGAGCTTCTTCTTTTTGACTATAGCAGGTACAGAAGGATTGCTCTTGGTCTCTATGGCTTACGATCGTTATGTGGCCATTTGCTTCCCTCTTCACTATCCCATCAGGATCAGcagaagagtgtgtgtgttgATGATGACAGGATCTTGGATAATGGGCTCTATCAACTCCTGTGCCCACACCACGTATGCCCTCCACATCCCTTACTGCAGGTCCAGGGCCATCAATCACTTCTTCTGTGATGTCCCAGCCATGCTGACTCTGGCCTGCATGGACACGTGGGTCTATGAGTACACCGTGTTTGTGAgcaccagcctctttcttttgttgcctttcactgggattgcatgtTCCTACGGCCGCGTTCTCCTTGCTGTCTACCGCATGCGCTcagcagaagggaggaagaaggccTATTCAACCTGCAGCGCCCACCTCACTGTGGTGACTTTCTACTATGCACCCTTTGTTTACACCTATCTGCGCCCAAGATCCCTTCGATCTCCAGCAGAGGACAAAGCTCTGGCTGTCTTCTACACCATCCTGACACTGACACTTAACCCTATTATTTATAGCTTGAGAAACAAAGAGGTAACGGGGGCCTTGAGAAGAGTAACTCAGAGAATCTGCTCTAAGAAAATTTAG
- the LOC102527464 gene encoding olfactory receptor 2L3-like — MESYNQTSTDFILLGLFPPSGIGLFLFILIALIFLVALFGNLSMILLICLDTHLHTPMYFLLSQLSFIDLNYISTIVPKMVSNYLFGNKSITFIGCGVQSFFFLTLGGAETLLLTFMAYDRYVAICFPLHYPIRISRRVCVLMITGSWIMGSVNSCAHTTYALHIPYCRSRAINHFFCDVPAMLTLACMDTWVYEYTVFVCSTLFLVLPFVIIACSYGCVLLAVHRMRSAEGRKKAFSTCSTHLTVVTFYYVPFAYTYLRPRSLRSPAEDKALAVFYTVLIPMLNPIIYSLRNKEVMGALRRVIQRICSVNM, encoded by the coding sequence ATGGAAAGTTATAATCAAACATCAACTGATTTCATCTTGCTGGGGTTATTCCCTCCTTCAGGAATTggcctgtttctttttattctcattgctCTCATTTTCCTAGTGGCATTATTTGGCAACCTCTCCATGATCCTTCTCATCTGTCTGGACACCCatctccacacccccatgtattTCCTACTTAGTCAGCTCTCCTTCATTGACCTGAACTACATCTCCACCATTGTTCCCAAAATGGTCTCCAATTATCTGTTTGGAAACAAGTCTATCACCTTCATTGGGTGTGGGGTTCAGAGCTTCTTCTTCTTGACTCTAGGAGGTGCAGAAACACTGCTTTTGACATTTATGGCTTATGATCGTTATGTGGCCATTTGCTTCCCTCTTCACTATCCTATCAGGATCAGcagaagagtgtgtgtgttgATGATAACAGGATCTTGGATAATGGGCTCTGTCAACTCCTGTGCCCACACCACGTATGCCCTCCACATCCCTTACTGCAGGTCCAGGGCCATCAATCACTTCTTCTGTGATGTCCCAGCCATGCTGACTCTGGCCTGCATGGACACGTGGGTCTATGAGTACACCGTGTTTGTGTGTAGCACCCTattccttgtgctgccttttgTCATTATTGCATGTTCCTACGGCTGCGTTCTCCTTGCTGTCCACCGCATGCGCTcagcagaagggaggaagaaggccTTTTCAACCTGCAGCACCCACCTCACTGTGGTGACTTTCTATTATGTGCCCTTTGCTTACACTTACCTGCGCCCAAGATCCCTTCGATCTCCAGCAGAGGACAAAGCTCTGGCTGTCTTCTACACCGTCCTGATCCCAATGCTCAATCCTATTATCTATAGCCTGAGAAACAAGGAGGTGATGGGGGCCTTGAGAAGAGTAATTCAGAGAATCTGCTCTGTGAATATGTAG